In Alphaproteobacteria bacterium US3C007, one genomic interval encodes:
- the phnA gene encoding phosphonoacetate hydrolase, whose protein sequence is MTMNTDVNVNGRVYTAPKTCAIVICLDGCEPAYLDVAIGEGLMPTLKRIRAMGSDHLAHSVIPSFTNPNNMSIATGRPPAVHGICGNYLYEPETGEEVMMNDVRFLRAPTVFGGLYNAGAKVAVVTAKDKLRALLGAGLKFDEDRAICFSSEKADQATLAENGIENASAYMDRPVPEVYSADLSEFVFAAGVKLLKTWAPDVMYLSTTDYIQHKFAPDEQGAKDFYAMFDRYLAELDALGAAIVVTADHGMKPKHQADGTPAVIYIQDVLDQWLGEKAARVILPITDPYVVHHGALGSFATAYLPEGCDHGEIIARLTALPEMLSVLSKEEAVAEFELPADRIGDIVMVSTENMTIGTSQHRHDLAALKEPLRSHGGLTEQTVPFIVNRVMDLPNAPQLRNFDAFYYALQAAAQ, encoded by the coding sequence GTGAACCGGCGTATTTGGATGTGGCGATTGGCGAAGGTTTGATGCCCACATTAAAGCGTATCCGGGCCATGGGTAGCGATCATCTTGCCCATTCGGTGATCCCCTCGTTCACCAACCCCAACAATATGTCGATTGCGACAGGGCGCCCACCCGCCGTACATGGCATTTGCGGCAATTACCTGTATGAGCCGGAAACCGGCGAAGAAGTGATGATGAATGATGTGCGGTTTTTGCGCGCCCCAACCGTGTTTGGCGGCCTGTACAATGCCGGGGCAAAAGTGGCCGTGGTCACGGCCAAAGACAAATTGCGGGCGCTGTTGGGCGCGGGATTGAAATTTGATGAAGATCGGGCGATTTGTTTTTCCTCAGAAAAGGCCGATCAAGCTACCTTGGCCGAAAACGGGATTGAAAATGCAAGCGCCTATATGGATCGCCCCGTCCCAGAAGTCTATTCTGCCGATTTATCAGAATTTGTTTTTGCCGCTGGGGTAAAGCTTCTCAAAACCTGGGCGCCAGACGTGATGTATCTGTCAACCACAGATTATATCCAACATAAATTTGCCCCTGATGAGCAAGGCGCAAAAGATTTCTATGCTATGTTTGACCGTTATCTGGCTGAATTAGACGCATTAGGCGCAGCAATTGTGGTGACCGCCGATCATGGTATGAAGCCCAAACATCAAGCCGATGGCACCCCAGCGGTGATTTATATTCAGGATGTATTAGACCAGTGGCTGGGTGAAAAAGCCGCCCGTGTTATTCTGCCCATCACCGATCCTTATGTTGTGCATCATGGCGCTTTAGGTTCGTTTGCAACGGCCTATTTGCCAGAGGGCTGCGATCATGGGGAAATTATTGCCCGCCTAACAGCTTTGCCCGAAATGCTTTCTGTGCTCAGCAAAGAAGAGGCGGTGGCCGAATTTGAACTGCCCGCAGATCGGATTGGCGATATTGTCATGGTTTCAACCGAAAATATGACCATTGGCACTTCCCAGCATCGCCATGATCTGGCCGCACTGAAAGAACCCTTGCGCAGCCATGGCGGGCTTACCGAACAAACCGTGCCGTTCATCGTAAACCGGGTTATGGATTTGCCAAATGCGCCCCAATTGCGAAATTTTGATGCGTTTTATTATGCCTTGCAAGCGGCAGCGCAGTAA
- the phnY gene encoding phosphonoacetaldehyde dehydrogenase, protein MTATEEIRHEAMRIGGEKVFTDDVVEVRYPYTDEVVATVPAGTAEHAAQAFAIAAAYKPSLTRYERQKILFRAAELIRERRDSIAHWLTLELGICQQHALYETGRSYDVFMLAGQAAIQDDGQIFSCDLTPHGKPRKIFTKREPVRTISAITPFNHPLNMVAHKIAPAIATNNCVVCKPTELTPLTAITLADILYEAGLPVEMFQIVTGWPKDIGDEMVTNENIDIVTFTGGVPVGKMIAQKAGYKRAALELGGNDPLIILNDLSDADLEKAATIAVAGATGNSGQRCTAVKRILVQNSVADKFVPLVLEKAKAIRFGDPMDPDTQLGCVIHAKAAELFEKRVYMAEAEGAEILYHPGRNGALLPPIVIDKVPHSSELVMEETFGPIVPIVRVPDDDDAVMEISNSTEFGLSSGVCTNDFTRMQAFIEGLDVGTVNIWEQPGYRIEMSPFGGIKDSGNGVKEGVLEAMKFFTNVKTYSLPWP, encoded by the coding sequence ATGACAGCTACAGAAGAAATTCGACACGAAGCCATGCGCATCGGAGGCGAAAAAGTCTTTACAGACGATGTGGTCGAGGTGCGCTATCCCTATACGGATGAGGTGGTGGCCACGGTGCCGGCCGGCACCGCAGAGCATGCGGCGCAAGCCTTTGCAATTGCCGCCGCTTATAAGCCCAGCTTAACGCGGTATGAGCGCCAGAAAATTCTGTTTCGCGCGGCCGAATTGATCCGTGAACGCCGCGATAGTATCGCGCATTGGCTCACCTTGGAATTGGGCATTTGCCAACAGCATGCGCTGTATGAAACCGGGCGTTCTTATGATGTGTTTATGTTGGCCGGTCAGGCCGCCATTCAAGATGATGGTCAAATCTTCAGTTGCGATCTGACACCGCATGGAAAGCCGCGCAAAATATTCACCAAACGCGAACCCGTGCGCACGATATCAGCCATCACCCCGTTCAATCATCCCTTAAATATGGTGGCGCATAAAATCGCCCCCGCGATTGCAACCAATAACTGCGTTGTGTGCAAACCAACCGAGTTAACACCGCTGACTGCGATCACATTGGCGGATATTTTATACGAAGCCGGCCTGCCGGTTGAAATGTTCCAAATCGTCACCGGATGGCCCAAAGATATTGGCGATGAAATGGTCACCAATGAAAATATTGATATTGTCACCTTCACCGGCGGTGTGCCTGTGGGCAAAATGATTGCGCAAAAAGCCGGATATAAACGCGCCGCGCTTGAGCTTGGCGGCAATGATCCACTGATTATTCTAAATGATCTCTCTGATGCAGATCTTGAAAAAGCTGCGACGATTGCGGTGGCCGGTGCCACGGGAAATTCCGGCCAGCGCTGCACGGCAGTTAAGCGGATCTTGGTGCAAAACAGCGTGGCGGATAAATTTGTACCCCTGGTGCTGGAAAAAGCCAAAGCCATCCGCTTTGGCGATCCGATGGATCCAGACACCCAATTGGGCTGCGTGATCCATGCAAAAGCTGCAGAACTATTTGAAAAGCGGGTCTATATGGCCGAAGCAGAGGGCGCAGAAATCCTGTACCATCCGGGGCGTAACGGAGCGCTTTTGCCCCCGATCGTGATCGATAAAGTGCCCCATAGCTCAGAATTGGTAATGGAAGAAACCTTTGGCCCCATCGTGCCGATCGTGCGCGTGCCCGATGATGATGATGCCGTGATGGAAATTTCAAACTCTACCGAATTTGGATTGTCCTCCGGCGTCTGCACGAATGACTTTACCCGCATGCAAGCCTTTATCGAGGGGTTGGACGTGGGCACTGTGAACATTTGGGAACAACCGGGGTACCGTATTGAGATGTCACCCTTTGGCGGCATCAAAGATAGCGGGAATGGCGTCAAAGAAGGGGTTTTGGAAGCCATGAAATTCTTCACAAATGTCAAAACCTATTCTTTGCCATGGCCATAG
- a CDS encoding DMT family transporter: MISPGVMLIALSAALLHATWNAMVKGAADRALSIGLVSLGHFVPALPFFLILPAPDMAALPYIVASTVIHWGYYFFLIAAYKNSDLSVAYPIARGAAPVLIALGATIWPGEILSLMAWGGIIGVSCGVALLVVSRATGAVTKALFPAFITALMVAAYSIVDGIGVRVSGAPLSYITWLFTAEICVTLFVLMPRRALIRQNGVKQFLTGFSGGVLSSLSYALAVFAQTLAPLALVAAIRETSVILAALIGVIWFKERPVLMRICAACVVAFGVILIALS, encoded by the coding sequence ATGATAAGCCCCGGGGTCATGCTAATCGCGTTAAGCGCGGCGCTTTTGCACGCCACATGGAATGCTATGGTCAAGGGAGCCGCTGATCGCGCATTATCGATTGGCTTGGTCTCTTTAGGGCATTTCGTACCCGCCCTGCCGTTTTTTTTAATCTTGCCCGCGCCGGATATGGCAGCTCTGCCCTATATCGTTGCGTCAACGGTAATTCATTGGGGCTATTACTTTTTCTTGATTGCAGCCTATAAAAACAGCGATCTTTCAGTGGCCTATCCGATTGCGCGGGGGGCAGCGCCGGTTTTAATCGCCTTGGGTGCCACGATCTGGCCGGGGGAAATTCTATCGCTCATGGCTTGGGGTGGGATCATCGGCGTCTCTTGCGGCGTTGCGCTCCTGGTCGTATCCCGCGCCACCGGTGCGGTTACAAAAGCCCTGTTTCCCGCCTTCATCACCGCTTTAATGGTGGCGGCTTATTCAATCGTGGATGGGATTGGAGTGCGCGTTTCAGGCGCGCCTCTCTCATATATCACATGGCTTTTTACCGCGGAAATCTGTGTCACTCTATTCGTGCTAATGCCTCGGCGCGCCTTGATCAGGCAAAATGGTGTAAAACAATTTTTGACGGGATTTTCAGGCGGGGTTCTTTCAAGCCTGTCTTATGCTTTGGCGGTTTTTGCGCAAACCTTAGCGCCTTTGGCTTTGGTCGCCGCGATCCGCGAAACATCGGTTATTTTGGCGGCGCTTATCGGGGTCATTTGGTTTAAAGAGCGGCCAGTTCTGATGCGCATCTGCGCCGCATGCGTTGTTGCCTTTGGCGTGATCCTAATTGCGCTTTCTTAG
- a CDS encoding sulfatase-like hydrolase/transferase: MAKPRNVLFIVIDQLRADCLTGALATHVDLPNLRQFMSEAVTFTRNFSVTNPCGPSRASLLTGQYSMNHRSVRNGAPLRHDIPSLPGELRKSGYLPLLYGYTDTSLDPRVHAADDPALTTYEYVMPGFQERLEMRSEQSIPWLSHLAAQGYIFKNHDDLYIPVAADGAHPEITDPALYAAKDSDTAFLTNAYLADRATRDTSNWFSHLTYLRPHPPLVAPAPYNTLYDPQKLPLPHRLNSQASEEAVHPFFAPMFDSATPAHFVSGMPDLKPNEDTVQALRAVYLGLASEVDHHIGRVITDLKQAGQYEDTLVIITADHGEMLGDRHAWGKMSVYNAAYHTPLIIRAPQLQAQSGMQVQLQTESVDIAPTILDWIGSDIPNSMDGQSLLPLIKGETPENWRKFTFSELNFGHPLFPTKWQKQLGLSVDECSLSILRDAQFTLVEFAGDLPPLLFDHAKKGELENVAEQANYAPNLARLTRQMLKFRMQNMDRSLALSALTAQGPQTAFRHNITKRA, translated from the coding sequence ATGGCCAAGCCGCGCAACGTTCTGTTTATCGTGATTGACCAGCTGCGGGCAGATTGTCTGACAGGGGCGCTTGCCACGCATGTAGATTTGCCCAACTTGCGCCAGTTTATGAGCGAAGCGGTGACCTTTACCCGCAATTTTTCAGTCACAAATCCCTGCGGACCATCGCGCGCCTCGCTTTTGACGGGGCAATATTCGATGAACCACCGCTCCGTGCGCAATGGTGCACCGCTGCGGCATGACATTCCAAGCCTTCCAGGCGAATTGCGAAAATCAGGCTATCTGCCGCTTCTTTACGGCTATACCGACACCTCGCTAGACCCGCGCGTTCACGCAGCAGATGATCCCGCGCTAACAACCTATGAATATGTGATGCCCGGGTTTCAAGAGCGGCTCGAAATGCGATCTGAGCAATCTATTCCTTGGCTGTCGCATTTAGCAGCGCAAGGCTATATTTTCAAAAATCATGATGATTTATACATCCCAGTGGCCGCGGATGGCGCCCACCCCGAAATCACTGACCCAGCGCTTTACGCCGCAAAAGACAGCGATACCGCCTTTTTAACAAATGCCTATTTGGCCGATCGCGCAACCCGGGATACCTCTAATTGGTTTTCGCATTTAACCTATTTACGCCCGCATCCGCCTTTGGTCGCGCCGGCCCCCTATAATACGCTTTATGATCCCCAAAAACTGCCCTTGCCCCACCGCCTAAACAGTCAGGCGTCAGAAGAAGCCGTGCATCCGTTTTTCGCCCCAATGTTTGACAGCGCAACCCCGGCGCATTTCGTATCTGGCATGCCCGATTTGAAACCCAACGAAGATACGGTGCAGGCTTTGCGCGCTGTATATCTTGGGCTTGCGAGCGAAGTAGACCATCATATCGGGCGGGTGATCACCGATTTGAAACAAGCGGGCCAGTATGAGGACACGTTGGTAATCATCACAGCAGATCATGGTGAGATGCTGGGGGATCGCCACGCATGGGGCAAAATGAGCGTTTATAACGCCGCCTATCACACACCCCTTATTATCCGAGCGCCGCAGCTACAGGCCCAATCTGGAATGCAAGTGCAGCTGCAAACTGAAAGCGTGGATATTGCCCCAACAATACTTGACTGGATCGGATCAGATATTCCAAACTCGATGGATGGACAGTCCCTATTGCCGCTCATCAAAGGGGAAACACCCGAAAACTGGCGTAAATTCACTTTCTCAGAGCTAAATTTTGGACATCCCCTTTTTCCGACTAAATGGCAAAAGCAGCTGGGACTATCCGTTGATGAGTGCAGTTTAAGCATTTTACGCGATGCGCAATTCACGCTGGTTGAATTTGCCGGCGATCTGCCACCTTTACTGTTTGACCATGCAAAGAAAGGAGAGCTTGAAAACGTAGCAGAACAGGCGAACTACGCCCCCAACCTTGCCCGTCTGACGCGGCAAATGTTGAAATTTCGAATGCAAAATATGGATCGCAGTTTGGCCTTAAGCGCGCTTACTGCACAGGGGCCGCAAACCGCTTTTCGCCATAACATAACAAAACGCGCCTAA
- a CDS encoding aspartate aminotransferase family protein: protein MAQKYSLKPKASVSEGDVNLSPQRAAWSAAHIDASTQDLLAQDAQYFLHQSLSSPCLNVLTHSNGIYLEDTQGRQIMDFHGNSVHQVGYGHPKVVDAIKEQLDTLPFCPRRYTNQTAIDLARRLAELAPGQLNKMLFAPGGTNAIGMALKLARYATGRHKTISMWESFHGASLDAISIGGESLFRKDVGPLLPGCEHIPPPTRGKCHFNCQDEQHEGCLNYLKYVIEMEGDIGALIAEPMRWTSVELPPKNYWRRVRDICDEHGILLIFDEIPSAIGRTGEMFVCEHFDVVPDMLVIGKGLGGGIFPMAALLVREDLDVTGDRALGHYTHEKSSVGCAAALATIDCLFEDRLIENARALGRRGLERLLEIKAKYPLVHDIRGLGLFFGIELRIDNQPALKAAEDILYHSLSHGLSYKIGGGCVLTLCPPLTITESELFSAFDIIEQGLAAVAPCA from the coding sequence ATGGCGCAAAAATATTCCTTAAAACCGAAAGCCAGCGTGTCGGAGGGCGATGTCAACCTATCGCCTCAAAGAGCGGCTTGGTCGGCAGCCCATATTGATGCCTCAACCCAAGACCTGCTTGCACAAGACGCGCAGTATTTTTTGCATCAATCGTTATCGAGCCCCTGTTTGAACGTTTTGACGCATAGCAACGGGATCTACTTGGAAGATACCCAAGGCCGTCAAATCATGGATTTTCATGGAAACAGCGTGCATCAAGTTGGCTATGGCCATCCCAAAGTGGTTGACGCGATTAAAGAGCAGCTGGATACGTTGCCATTTTGTCCGCGTCGCTACACAAACCAAACGGCAATTGATTTGGCGCGTCGTTTAGCGGAATTGGCGCCGGGGCAGCTTAATAAAATGTTATTCGCGCCTGGCGGCACCAATGCAATCGGCATGGCCTTAAAACTGGCGCGCTACGCGACCGGGCGGCACAAAACCATTTCGATGTGGGAAAGCTTTCACGGTGCCTCACTGGATGCCATCTCGATTGGCGGGGAAAGCCTGTTCCGGAAGGATGTTGGGCCGCTTTTGCCGGGCTGTGAACATATTCCACCGCCAACGCGCGGAAAATGCCATTTCAATTGCCAAGATGAGCAGCATGAGGGCTGCCTAAACTACTTAAAATATGTGATAGAAATGGAAGGTGATATTGGGGCTTTGATCGCCGAACCCATGCGTTGGACGAGCGTTGAATTGCCGCCCAAGAATTATTGGCGCCGCGTCCGTGACATTTGCGATGAACATGGCATTCTTTTGATTTTTGATGAAATTCCATCCGCGATTGGCCGTACCGGAGAAATGTTTGTCTGTGAGCATTTCGACGTGGTGCCTGATATGCTGGTGATCGGAAAAGGGCTGGGTGGAGGTATTTTCCCGATGGCGGCGCTGCTCGTGCGAGAAGATCTGGACGTAACGGGGGATCGGGCTTTGGGCCATTATACGCATGAAAAATCTTCGGTTGGTTGCGCGGCGGCTTTGGCCACGATTGACTGTTTGTTTGAGGATAGGCTTATTGAAAACGCGCGTGCGTTGGGGCGGCGTGGATTAGAGCGGCTTTTAGAGATCAAAGCTAAATATCCGCTGGTTCATGATATACGGGGCTTGGGCTTATTTTTTGGCATTGAGCTGCGGATTGATAACCAACCGGCGCTTAAAGCTGCCGAGGATATTTTATACCATTCGCTGTCACATGGTTTGAGTTATAAAATTGGCGGTGGCTGCGTGCTGACGCTCTGCCCGCCCTTAACCATTACAGAATCCGAGTTGTTTTCAGCCTTCGATATTATTGAACAGGGCCTGGCTGCCGTTGCGCCCTGCGCATAG
- a CDS encoding TIM barrel protein, which translates to MAFNFSANTGYLWKELPFLDRIRSAKKYGFHSVELHDEAHFEDLGDLKSLLKEVGLPVNSMNIRMGPSFGCAAIPDRQHIARHDIREAARLAQEIGAKALHILSGFSEQTPEAFETFVENLEYALDHSTLTIVIEPVCEEQLPGYFLRTLAQAGQVLDAINNPRLKIMFDCYHVFIQSGDLLEHFSRYVDKIGHIQIAAAEQRAEPFPGALDYGVLLPQFQALGYQGAFGCEYRPKSKTEAGLSWRDQFSTLGG; encoded by the coding sequence ATGGCGTTTAACTTTTCTGCAAATACGGGATATCTTTGGAAAGAGCTGCCGTTTTTGGACCGGATACGGAGCGCCAAAAAATACGGGTTCCACTCGGTTGAATTGCACGATGAAGCGCATTTTGAAGATCTGGGTGATTTGAAATCTCTGTTGAAAGAGGTTGGGCTGCCCGTGAACAGTATGAATATACGCATGGGCCCCAGTTTTGGTTGCGCTGCGATTCCAGATCGTCAGCACATCGCGCGACACGACATTCGGGAGGCGGCGAGGCTTGCGCAAGAGATCGGAGCCAAGGCGTTGCATATTTTGTCAGGCTTCAGTGAGCAGACGCCAGAAGCATTCGAGACCTTTGTTGAAAATCTCGAATATGCGCTGGATCATTCGACTTTAACCATTGTGATTGAGCCGGTATGTGAAGAACAATTGCCCGGGTATTTTTTACGGACCCTTGCGCAGGCGGGCCAAGTTCTGGACGCGATCAACAATCCGCGGTTAAAAATTATGTTTGATTGTTACCATGTGTTCATCCAAAGCGGTGATCTATTGGAACATTTTTCACGCTATGTCGATAAAATTGGTCACATTCAAATTGCAGCGGCAGAGCAGCGCGCCGAACCGTTTCCAGGGGCGCTTGACTACGGCGTTTTACTGCCTCAGTTTCAAGCTTTGGGATATCAAGGGGCATTTGGATGCGAATACCGCCCCAAATCCAAAACAGAGGCAGGCTTGAGCTGGCGGGATCAATTTTCAACATTGGGCGGTTAA
- a CDS encoding zinc-dependent alcohol dehydrogenase family protein: MKMKAAILRTTSAQRPFSVSKPLSIEEVELDPPKRGEVLIKVKAVGLCHSDLVAITGERAKPMPIVIGHEAAGIVEEIGQDVQGFAVGDHVVPSYVASCGRCEMCSVGRPALCEPATIANANAVLKDGTTRLRQGSTRIHHHSGVAGFAEYSVIPEEALVKIDKSVPFEHAALFGCGVVTGVGSVINTAQAKPGQFIAVVGLGGVGLSAVLAALAIGSGKVLALDLSEEKLAFARELGVHHALNAGDADVQAQIAALTGGGVHIAIETAGSNRALQMAYDITRRGGTTVTAGMPGPEAEITLSHLKIAAEERSIKGSYMGSCVAKRDIPRYLNMFQNGSLPVDKLMSRLIGFDDLNAAMDRLADAKTVREVLIP; the protein is encoded by the coding sequence ATGAAAATGAAAGCCGCCATTCTCAGAACCACCTCGGCACAAAGGCCGTTCAGCGTCAGCAAACCGCTTAGCATAGAAGAGGTTGAGTTAGATCCCCCAAAGCGCGGGGAGGTCTTAATTAAGGTTAAGGCCGTAGGTTTGTGCCATTCCGATCTTGTTGCGATCACCGGAGAGCGCGCCAAACCAATGCCAATTGTGATCGGGCATGAGGCGGCGGGGATCGTGGAAGAGATAGGCCAAGATGTGCAAGGCTTTGCGGTGGGCGATCACGTAGTGCCCTCTTACGTGGCCAGTTGTGGGCGCTGTGAGATGTGCAGCGTTGGCCGACCGGCACTATGTGAACCTGCAACGATTGCCAATGCAAACGCTGTTTTAAAGGATGGAACAACGCGATTGCGGCAGGGCAGCACCCGGATTCATCATCATTCCGGGGTGGCCGGCTTTGCCGAATATTCGGTTATACCCGAAGAAGCTTTGGTAAAAATTGATAAATCTGTTCCCTTTGAACATGCGGCGCTGTTTGGTTGCGGCGTGGTGACCGGTGTGGGCTCGGTGATTAATACAGCGCAGGCGAAACCGGGCCAATTTATCGCGGTGGTTGGGCTTGGCGGCGTTGGCCTCAGCGCGGTTTTGGCGGCTTTAGCGATTGGGTCTGGGAAGGTTTTGGCGCTGGATCTCAGCGAAGAGAAGTTGGCATTTGCGCGCGAACTTGGCGTGCATCACGCGCTGAATGCGGGGGATGCGGATGTTCAGGCGCAGATCGCTGCTTTAACCGGAGGGGGTGTGCATATCGCCATCGAGACGGCAGGGTCAAACCGTGCTTTGCAGATGGCTTATGATATCACCCGCCGGGGGGGCACGACTGTGACGGCGGGAATGCCTGGCCCGGAGGCCGAGATTACTTTATCGCATTTGAAAATCGCCGCTGAAGAGCGCAGCATAAAAGGCTCTTACATGGGCAGCTGCGTGGCAAAAAGAGACATTCCGCGCTATTTGAACATGTTCCAAAACGGCAGCCTGCCAGTGGATAAATTGATGTCGCGTTTGATCGGGTTTGATGATTTAAATGCAGCGATGGATCGCCTTGCCGATGCAAAAACTGTGCGCGAAGTGCTGATTCCTTAG
- the gabT gene encoding 4-aminobutyrate--2-oxoglutarate transaminase, giving the protein MTTNTEIEGRRDKSVARAIAYSSTFIAEKAENAEIWDVEGKRYIDFCGGIGCQNIGHRHPQVVSAIKHQLDSLTHTCFQVTPYESYIALAERLNALYPGDFEKKSMFFSAGGEAVENAIKVARYHTKRPALITFTNGYHGRSYMGMALSARMVPFKQGFGPFPGEIFRLPFPDAFRGITLEDTKQAFETLFRSDCPPDQIAAIFVEPVQGEGGYNIASGEFLTYLRALCDTHGIVLVADEIQSGIGRTGKMFAFEHFGMCADLTCVGKSIGGGLPISGIVGKASIIDTVPPGGLGGTFGGNPMACAAALAVLDVIEKEGLLDKGLKMGELIDSRLQKMKLKNSLQCIGDVRGLGCMNAIELVTDRASGTPDGALAAKVAEIALKKGLILVTAGPTRNVIRILVPLSAQFSLVEEGLDILEACLEEATA; this is encoded by the coding sequence ATGACAACAAATACCGAAATCGAAGGTCGCCGCGACAAGTCTGTTGCCAGAGCAATCGCGTATTCTTCTACCTTCATCGCTGAAAAAGCAGAGAATGCCGAAATCTGGGATGTTGAAGGCAAACGCTACATAGATTTTTGTGGCGGTATTGGCTGTCAGAATATTGGCCACCGCCATCCGCAGGTTGTTTCTGCCATTAAGCATCAGTTAGACAGCCTGACGCATACCTGCTTTCAAGTCACACCTTATGAAAGTTACATCGCCCTAGCCGAGCGGCTTAACGCGCTGTATCCGGGTGATTTTGAAAAGAAATCAATGTTCTTTTCTGCAGGGGGGGAAGCCGTTGAAAACGCAATAAAGGTGGCGCGTTATCATACGAAACGGCCGGCGCTGATTACCTTTACCAATGGGTATCACGGGCGCTCTTATATGGGCATGGCGCTGAGTGCCAGAATGGTCCCATTTAAGCAGGGTTTCGGGCCATTCCCGGGTGAAATTTTTCGCCTGCCTTTTCCGGATGCGTTTCGTGGCATAACGCTTGAGGATACAAAGCAGGCCTTTGAAACATTATTCAGAAGCGATTGTCCACCAGATCAGATCGCCGCTATATTTGTTGAGCCGGTGCAGGGCGAGGGCGGTTACAATATCGCCTCGGGTGAGTTTCTCACCTATCTGCGGGCGCTTTGCGATACGCATGGCATCGTTTTGGTGGCAGATGAAATTCAATCAGGGATCGGGCGTACCGGCAAAATGTTTGCCTTTGAGCATTTCGGAATGTGTGCGGATCTCACCTGTGTTGGCAAAAGCATAGGCGGCGGCTTGCCGATTTCGGGCATAGTGGGCAAAGCCTCTATCATCGATACAGTGCCCCCGGGCGGATTGGGGGGCACGTTTGGCGGAAACCCGATGGCTTGCGCTGCTGCGCTGGCGGTGCTTGACGTGATTGAGAAAGAAGGCCTGTTGGATAAAGGCTTGAAAATGGGTGAGCTAATCGACTCTCGCTTGCAAAAAATGAAGCTTAAGAACTCGTTGCAATGTATTGGCGATGTGCGCGGGCTTGGCTGTATGAACGCGATTGAGCTGGTGACGGATCGTGCCAGTGGCACCCCCGATGGAGCGTTGGCGGCCAAAGTCGCCGAAATCGCTCTAAAGAAGGGTCTTATTTTGGTAACGGCGGGCCCAACACGCAATGTCATTCGTATTCTGGTGCCGCTGTCAGCGCAGTTTTCACTGGTAGAAGAAGGCCTAGACATCCTGGAAGCGTGCTTAGAAGAAGCCACGGCGTGA